One Pseudomonas sp. AN-1 genomic region harbors:
- the cobM gene encoding precorrin-4 C(11)-methyltransferase, whose amino-acid sequence MTVFFIGAGPGDPDLITVRGQRLIRSCPVILYAGSLVPAAVLEGHGAHTVVNTAELELAQIVDLLAEAHGRGEDVARVHSGDPSLYGAIGEQIRHLRRLGIPYQIVPGVTATAACAALLGCELTLPEVSQTLILTRYASKTQMPEGEQLGDLARHGATMAIHLGVRQLPQIVEELLPHYGADCPVAVVHRASWPDQDWVQGTLADIVARVAEKDFRRTALILVGRVLTAEEFADSSLYSAVVQVTAPF is encoded by the coding sequence ATGACCGTCTTCTTCATCGGCGCCGGCCCCGGCGATCCGGACCTCATCACCGTGCGCGGCCAGCGGCTGATCCGCAGCTGCCCGGTGATCCTCTATGCCGGCTCGCTGGTGCCCGCAGCGGTACTGGAGGGCCACGGCGCCCATACCGTGGTGAATACCGCCGAGCTGGAGCTGGCGCAAATCGTTGACCTGCTGGCCGAAGCCCACGGGCGCGGCGAGGACGTGGCGCGGGTGCATTCCGGCGACCCGTCGCTGTACGGCGCCATCGGCGAGCAGATCCGTCACCTGCGCCGCCTGGGCATTCCCTACCAGATCGTCCCCGGCGTCACCGCCACCGCCGCCTGCGCCGCCCTGCTCGGCTGCGAGCTGACCCTGCCCGAGGTGTCGCAGACGCTGATCCTCACCCGCTACGCCAGCAAGACGCAGATGCCGGAAGGCGAGCAGCTCGGCGATCTGGCCCGCCACGGCGCGACCATGGCCATCCACCTGGGCGTGCGCCAGCTGCCGCAGATCGTCGAGGAACTGCTGCCCCATTACGGCGCCGACTGCCCCGTCGCGGTGGTGCACCGGGCCAGTTGGCCGGACCAGGACTGGGTGCAGGGCACCCTGGCCGACATCGTCGCCAGGGTCGCCGAAAAGGACTTCCGGCGCACTGCGCTGATCCTGGTCGGCCGGGTGCTGACCGCCGAGGAATTCGCCGACTCATCGCTGTACTCGGCAGTAGTGCAGGTTACGGCGCCTTTCTGA
- a CDS encoding methyl-accepting chemotaxis protein, whose amino-acid sequence MIGLTAAGLLAGVLIGVLLTRGLTRQLGGEPAAVADLATSIANGDLTARIDMSRALPGSVTYAMQRMQGSLTELVGSVRASSESIASGSAQIARGNVDLSARTEQQAASLAQTAASMEELTATVQQNADNARQAHALANNASRTAEQGRVVVHRVVETMQGITDSSQRIASIINVIDSIAFQTNILALNASVEAARAGEEGRGFAVVAGEVRNLASRSASAANDIKALIEESTRRVEDGSQLVEQAGRTMAEVVGAVRRVTDIIDEISAASQEQSQGIAQVNAAVAQMEQVTQQNAALVQEASTASLSLADQAQTLQEAVAVFRLGDAPPQPDALPPRELSQREVMAPAASARAGGVREEAWETF is encoded by the coding sequence ATGATCGGCCTGACCGCCGCCGGTCTGCTGGCCGGTGTGCTGATCGGCGTGCTCCTGACCCGCGGCCTGACCCGCCAGCTGGGCGGCGAGCCGGCCGCGGTGGCCGACCTGGCGACCAGCATCGCCAATGGCGATCTCACCGCGCGCATCGACATGTCGCGGGCGCTGCCGGGCAGCGTGACCTACGCGATGCAGCGGATGCAGGGCTCGCTGACCGAACTGGTCGGTTCGGTGCGCGCCAGCAGCGAGAGCATCGCCAGCGGCTCGGCGCAGATCGCCAGAGGCAACGTCGACCTGTCGGCGCGTACCGAGCAGCAGGCGGCCTCCCTGGCGCAGACGGCGGCCAGCATGGAGGAGCTGACCGCCACGGTGCAGCAGAATGCCGACAACGCCCGCCAGGCCCATGCGCTGGCCAACAACGCCTCGCGCACCGCGGAGCAAGGGCGCGTGGTGGTGCACCGGGTGGTCGAGACCATGCAGGGCATCACCGACAGCTCGCAGCGCATCGCCAGCATCATCAACGTGATCGACTCGATCGCCTTCCAGACCAACATCCTCGCCCTCAACGCCTCGGTGGAAGCGGCGCGCGCCGGCGAGGAAGGCCGCGGCTTCGCGGTGGTGGCCGGCGAGGTGCGCAACCTGGCCAGTCGCTCGGCCTCCGCGGCGAACGACATCAAGGCCTTGATCGAGGAGTCCACGCGGCGGGTCGAGGATGGCTCGCAACTGGTCGAGCAGGCCGGCCGGACCATGGCCGAGGTGGTCGGCGCCGTGCGCCGGGTCACCGACATCATCGACGAGATCTCCGCCGCCTCCCAGGAGCAGAGCCAAGGCATCGCCCAGGTCAACGCCGCCGTCGCGCAGATGGAACAGGTGACCCAGCAGAACGCCGCACTGGTGCAGGAGGCGTCCACCGCGTCGCTCTCGCTGGCCGACCAGGCGCAGACGCTGCAGGAGGCGGTGGCGGTGTTCCGCCTGGGTGACGCGCCGCCGCAGCCGGATGCGCTGCCGCCGCGCGAGCTTTCCCAGCGCGAAGTGATGGCGCCGGCAGCGTCGGCCAGGGCGGGCGGCGTCAGGGAAGAGGCCTGGGAGACGTTCTGA
- a CDS encoding SDR family oxidoreductase, whose product MAICAGRTVIITGAGGGLGRAYALAFAAEGANVVVNDIRQAAADDVAGEIRAAGGQAIANADDITRLESAQRIVDAALAAFGEVHVLVNNAGILRDRMFLSLSEEDWDLVMQVHLKGHFCLANILARRWRDQAKAGQPVDARIINTSSGAGLQGSVGQSNYSAAKGGVAALTLVQAAELARYGITANALAPAARTAMTESAMAEVVKKPEDGSFDLWAAENVAPLVVWLGSEQSRHVTGQVFESQGGRISLGDGWRTGVTRDKGARWLPEEIGPVVDEILAEAPKAQKVWGT is encoded by the coding sequence ATGGCTATCTGTGCAGGAAGAACCGTGATCATCACCGGCGCCGGCGGCGGGCTGGGCCGCGCCTACGCGCTGGCCTTCGCCGCCGAGGGCGCCAACGTGGTGGTCAACGACATCCGTCAAGCCGCCGCCGACGACGTCGCCGGCGAGATCCGCGCCGCCGGCGGCCAGGCCATCGCCAACGCCGACGACATCACCCGCCTGGAAAGCGCCCAGCGCATCGTCGACGCCGCCCTGGCGGCCTTCGGCGAGGTGCACGTGCTGGTCAACAACGCCGGCATCCTGCGCGACCGCATGTTCCTCAGCCTCAGCGAGGAGGACTGGGACCTGGTCATGCAGGTGCACCTCAAGGGCCACTTCTGCCTGGCCAACATCCTCGCCCGCCGCTGGCGCGACCAGGCCAAGGCCGGCCAGCCGGTGGATGCGCGCATCATCAACACCAGCTCCGGCGCCGGCCTGCAGGGTTCGGTGGGGCAGTCCAACTACTCGGCGGCCAAGGGCGGCGTCGCCGCGCTGACCCTGGTGCAGGCCGCGGAACTCGCCCGCTACGGCATCACCGCCAACGCCCTGGCCCCGGCGGCGCGCACGGCGATGACCGAGAGCGCCATGGCCGAGGTGGTGAAGAAGCCCGAGGACGGCAGCTTCGACCTGTGGGCGGCGGAGAACGTCGCGCCGCTGGTGGTCTGGCTGGGCAGCGAGCAGTCGCGCCACGTCACCGGCCAGGTGTTCGAGAGCCAGGGCGGGCGCATCTCCCTCGGTGACGGTTGGCGCACCGGGGTGACCCGCGACAAGGGCGCGCGCTGGCTGCCCGAGGAGATCGGCCCGGTGGTCGACGAAATCCTCGCCGAAGCGCCCAAGGCGCAGAAGGTCTGGGGGACCTGA
- a CDS encoding acetyl-CoA C-acetyltransferase, with protein sequence MAEAYIVDALRSPTGKRKGGLSHVHAIDLGAHVLKALVARNPIPAHEYDDVIFGCVDTIGSQAGDIARTSWLAADLPLNVPGTTVDRQCGSSQQALHFAAQAVMSGTQDVVAVGGVQTMTQIPISSAMLAGQPLGFADPFSGSKGWQARFGDQPVNQFYAAQRIADHWGISRAQMEAFALESHQRALSAIAAGRFTREIVPLEGVWYDETPRETTLEKMASLEPVGAEYPSITAAVSSQTCDASAALLVVSEAALKRYGLTPRARIHHLSVRGDDPIWHLTAPIEATRHALKKAGMTMNDIDRVEINEAFASVVMAWAKELDYDPARTNANGGAIALGHPLGATGARLMTTLLHELERSGGRYGLQTMCEGGGQANVTIIERL encoded by the coding sequence ATGGCTGAAGCCTATATCGTCGACGCCCTGCGCAGCCCGACCGGCAAGCGCAAGGGCGGTCTGTCCCACGTGCATGCCATCGACCTCGGCGCCCACGTGCTGAAGGCGCTGGTTGCGCGCAACCCGATCCCGGCCCACGAGTACGACGACGTGATCTTCGGCTGCGTCGACACCATCGGCTCGCAGGCCGGCGACATCGCCCGCACCAGCTGGCTGGCCGCCGACCTGCCGCTCAACGTGCCGGGCACCACCGTCGACCGCCAGTGCGGCTCGTCGCAGCAGGCGCTGCACTTCGCCGCCCAGGCGGTGATGAGCGGCACCCAGGACGTGGTGGCGGTCGGCGGCGTGCAGACCATGACGCAGATCCCGATCTCCTCGGCCATGCTCGCCGGCCAGCCGCTCGGCTTCGCCGATCCGTTCTCCGGCAGCAAGGGCTGGCAGGCGCGCTTCGGCGACCAGCCGGTCAACCAGTTCTACGCCGCCCAGCGCATCGCCGACCACTGGGGCATCAGCCGCGCGCAGATGGAGGCCTTCGCCCTGGAGAGCCACCAGCGCGCCCTGAGCGCCATCGCCGCCGGACGCTTCACCCGCGAGATCGTCCCGCTGGAAGGCGTCTGGTACGACGAGACGCCGCGCGAGACCACCCTGGAGAAGATGGCCAGCCTGGAGCCGGTGGGCGCGGAATACCCGTCGATCACCGCCGCAGTGTCCAGCCAGACCTGCGACGCCTCGGCGGCGCTGCTGGTGGTCTCCGAGGCGGCGCTCAAGCGCTACGGCCTGACCCCGCGGGCGCGCATCCACCACCTCAGCGTGCGTGGCGACGACCCGATCTGGCACCTCACCGCGCCGATCGAGGCGACCCGCCACGCCCTGAAGAAGGCCGGCATGACGATGAACGACATCGACCGGGTGGAGATCAACGAGGCCTTCGCCTCGGTGGTGATGGCCTGGGCCAAGGAGCTGGACTACGACCCGGCGCGCACCAACGCCAACGGCGGCGCCATCGCCCTCGGCCACCCGCTGGGCGCCACCGGCGCGCGGCTGATGACCACGCTGCTGCACGAGCTGGAGCGCAGCGGCGGCCGCTACGGCCTGCAGACCATGTGCGAAGGCGGCGGCCAGGCCAACGTGACCATCATCGAAAGGCTGTAA
- a CDS encoding acyl-CoA dehydrogenase family protein, protein MDFTFNDDQLAFREAISRFLMTEAAPEMLRDVWETDAGRSPELRNKIAEQGLTALSVPEACGGLGMDDVAWALMTQELGYYAIPDSLADTAYVAAGLLTALPEGTAGRDDALAQIADGSIRVAVGHPINPLVADAHLANYLLLAHGDEVHLVPRPLVDVIASPSIDASRRLSQVVWEPISATRVATGEQGRALWAQTLDRGALAVAGQALGLAQRMLDLSVDYVAQRKQFGKPIGSFQAVKHHLADVATKVEFAKPVLYRAAHALANGASDAAVHVSHARLACAEAAWLSARHGIQVHGAMGYTWEVDLQMFMKRAWALDASWGDRAFHKSRVAACVLADGAALAPAQTFEE, encoded by the coding sequence ATGGACTTCACCTTCAACGACGACCAGCTCGCCTTCCGCGAGGCGATCAGCCGCTTCCTGATGACCGAGGCGGCCCCCGAGATGCTGCGCGACGTCTGGGAAACCGACGCCGGCCGCTCGCCCGAGCTGCGCAACAAGATCGCCGAGCAGGGCCTCACCGCCCTGTCGGTACCCGAAGCCTGCGGCGGCCTGGGCATGGACGACGTGGCCTGGGCGCTGATGACCCAGGAGCTGGGCTACTACGCGATTCCCGACTCGCTGGCCGACACCGCCTACGTGGCTGCCGGCCTGCTGACCGCGCTGCCCGAAGGCACCGCCGGGCGCGACGATGCCCTGGCGCAGATCGCCGACGGCAGCATCCGCGTCGCCGTCGGCCACCCGATCAACCCGCTGGTGGCCGACGCCCACCTGGCCAACTACCTGTTGCTCGCCCACGGCGACGAAGTGCACCTGGTGCCGCGCCCGCTGGTCGACGTGATCGCCAGCCCGAGCATCGACGCCTCGCGCCGCCTCAGCCAGGTGGTCTGGGAGCCGATTTCGGCGACCCGCGTCGCCACCGGCGAGCAGGGCCGCGCGCTGTGGGCGCAGACCCTGGATCGCGGCGCCCTGGCGGTGGCCGGTCAGGCCCTGGGCCTGGCCCAGCGCATGCTCGACCTGTCGGTCGACTACGTCGCCCAGCGCAAGCAGTTCGGCAAGCCGATCGGCAGCTTCCAGGCGGTCAAGCATCACCTGGCCGACGTGGCCACCAAAGTCGAGTTCGCCAAGCCGGTGCTCTATCGCGCCGCCCACGCCCTGGCCAATGGCGCGTCCGATGCCGCGGTGCACGTCTCCCACGCCCGCCTGGCCTGCGCCGAGGCGGCCTGGCTGTCGGCCCGCCACGGCATCCAGGTACACGGCGCCATGGGTTACACCTGGGAAGTCGACCTGCAGATGTTCATGAAGCGCGCCTGGGCGCTGGACGCCTCCTGGGGCGACCGCGCCTTCCACAAGTCCCGCGTGGCCGCCTGCGTGCTGGCCGACGGCGCCGCGCTGGCGCCGGCCCAGACCTTCGAGGAGTGA
- a CDS encoding acyl-CoA dehydrogenase family protein, with the protein MDLAYTPKQKAFRAEVRAWLADNLPREPLASYDTREGFEQHREWESRLFDARLSMVMWPAELGGRGCDLTEWLIFEEEYYGAGAPMRVNQNGQLLLGPTLMEFGTEEQKKRFLPRMAASADMWAQGWSEPNAGSDMAAITSKAIRDGDHYVLNGQKTWSTRAIFADWLFGLFRSDPASSRHHGLSFLLVPLDSPGVTIRPIKALNGKDAFAEVFFDDVRVPLDNRIGAEGQGWHVAMATAGFERGLLLRSPARFQATARKLVELYRANQDSADRDPSIREAVVQAWMDAQAYALSAYHTVGRLARGARIGAESSTNKIFWSELDLRMHETAMRILGARGELLDGSEGWLEGFLFAQAGPIYAGTNEIQRNIIAERMLGLPK; encoded by the coding sequence ATGGACCTTGCCTATACCCCCAAACAGAAGGCCTTCCGCGCCGAGGTGCGGGCCTGGCTGGCGGACAACCTGCCGCGCGAGCCACTGGCCAGCTACGACACCCGTGAAGGCTTCGAACAACACCGCGAATGGGAAAGCCGCCTGTTCGACGCCCGCCTGTCCATGGTGATGTGGCCGGCCGAACTGGGCGGGCGCGGCTGCGACCTCACCGAATGGCTGATCTTCGAGGAGGAGTACTACGGTGCCGGCGCGCCGATGCGCGTCAACCAGAACGGCCAGCTGCTGCTCGGCCCGACCCTGATGGAGTTCGGCACCGAGGAGCAGAAGAAGCGCTTCCTGCCGCGCATGGCCGCCAGCGCCGACATGTGGGCGCAGGGCTGGTCGGAGCCGAACGCCGGCTCGGACATGGCGGCGATCACCAGCAAGGCGATCCGCGACGGCGACCACTACGTGCTCAACGGCCAGAAGACCTGGTCGACCCGGGCGATCTTCGCCGACTGGCTGTTCGGTCTGTTCCGCAGCGACCCGGCCTCCAGCCGCCACCACGGCCTGTCCTTCCTGCTGGTGCCGCTGGACAGCCCCGGCGTGACCATCCGCCCGATCAAGGCGCTCAACGGCAAGGACGCCTTCGCCGAGGTGTTCTTCGACGACGTGCGCGTGCCGCTGGACAACCGCATCGGCGCCGAAGGCCAGGGCTGGCACGTGGCCATGGCCACCGCCGGCTTCGAGCGCGGCCTGCTGCTGCGCTCGCCGGCGCGCTTCCAGGCCACCGCGCGCAAGCTGGTCGAGCTGTACCGCGCCAACCAGGACAGCGCCGACCGCGACCCGAGCATCCGCGAGGCGGTGGTGCAGGCGTGGATGGACGCCCAGGCCTACGCGCTGTCCGCCTACCACACGGTCGGCCGCCTGGCGCGCGGCGCGCGCATCGGCGCCGAGTCGAGCACCAACAAGATCTTCTGGTCCGAGCTGGACCTGCGCATGCACGAGACCGCCATGCGCATCCTCGGCGCGCGCGGCGAGCTGCTGGACGGCAGCGAGGGCTGGCTGGAGGGCTTCCTGTTCGCCCAGGCCGGGCCGATCTACGCCGGCACCAACGAGATCCAGCGCAACATCATCGCCGAGCGCATGCTCGGCCTGCCGAAGTAA
- a CDS encoding enoyl-CoA hydratase family protein yields the protein MSQAFTTRIEAGIAELTIAKPPVNALDSQEWLGLARSIDELGANPEVRVIVIRAEGRGFCAGVDIKELDAHPERIVAVNKGNYETFRAVHRSPVPVIVAVHGFVLGGGIGITGAADIVVAAECATFALPEVDRGAMGGGAHLQRLFPVQKVRYLFFTGEKIGAREAERYGFIERVVAKEELREAALEIAAKIAAKSPAMIRIAKEALNGIEDGNLEDKYRWEQGFTLQAYTSPDSAETRRAFVEKRDAKF from the coding sequence ATGAGCCAGGCATTCACTACCCGTATCGAGGCGGGCATTGCCGAACTGACGATCGCCAAGCCGCCGGTCAACGCGCTGGACAGCCAGGAATGGCTGGGCCTGGCGCGCTCGATCGACGAGCTGGGCGCCAACCCGGAAGTGCGCGTGATCGTCATCCGCGCCGAGGGCCGCGGCTTCTGCGCCGGGGTCGACATCAAGGAACTCGACGCCCATCCCGAGCGCATCGTCGCCGTCAACAAGGGCAACTACGAGACCTTCCGCGCCGTGCACCGCAGCCCGGTGCCGGTCATCGTCGCGGTGCACGGCTTCGTGCTCGGCGGCGGCATCGGCATCACCGGCGCGGCCGACATCGTGGTCGCCGCCGAGTGCGCCACCTTCGCCCTGCCGGAAGTCGACCGCGGCGCCATGGGCGGCGGCGCCCACCTGCAGCGCCTGTTCCCGGTGCAGAAGGTCCGCTACCTGTTCTTCACCGGCGAGAAGATCGGCGCCCGCGAGGCCGAGCGCTACGGCTTCATCGAGCGCGTGGTGGCCAAGGAAGAGCTGCGCGAGGCCGCCCTGGAGATCGCCGCCAAGATCGCCGCCAAGAGCCCGGCGATGATCCGCATCGCCAAGGAAGCCCTCAACGGCATCGAGGACGGCAACCTCGAAGACAAGTACCGCTGGGAGCAGGGCTTCACCCTGCAGGCCTACACCAGCCCGGACTCCGCGGAGACCCGCCGGGCCTTCGTCGAGAAGCGCGACGCCAAGTTCTGA
- a CDS encoding nitronate monooxygenase, translated as MSALLQTPLTEALGCRYPIVQTAMGWVADANLVIATTRAGGFGFLAGATIPAAALEGEIQKVIKATGGSNFGLNFHMFQENAAQCVDLAIQYRLRAVSYGRGPDKQTIARFKAAGVLCIPTVGALKHAQKAVELGADLITIQGGEGGGHTGGVPTTILLPQVLDAVKVPVIAAGGYSTGRGLASALAAGAAGIAMGTRFLMTSDSPTPKATLERYLKVNDPQRIRVTLAVDGMRHRMIDNPFINRLEGAGPFGRLRIALGSAWQWKQQTGMSFGHMLGVLRQALKEDPGAVSQTVMAANQPVLLQRSMVDGYPDEGILPSGQVAAAIGELKSCQQLIDEMVAEAERCLAALCARQAAAKTAPAIS; from the coding sequence ATGAGTGCCCTGCTGCAGACCCCGCTGACCGAGGCGCTCGGCTGCCGCTACCCCATCGTGCAGACCGCGATGGGCTGGGTGGCCGACGCCAACCTGGTGATCGCCACCACCCGCGCCGGGGGCTTCGGCTTCCTCGCCGGGGCGACCATCCCCGCCGCCGCGCTGGAAGGCGAGATCCAGAAGGTGATCAAGGCCACCGGCGGCAGCAACTTCGGCCTCAACTTCCACATGTTCCAGGAAAACGCCGCCCAGTGCGTGGATCTGGCGATCCAGTACCGCCTGCGCGCGGTCAGCTACGGCCGCGGTCCGGACAAGCAGACCATCGCCCGCTTCAAGGCCGCCGGCGTGCTGTGTATCCCCACCGTCGGCGCGCTCAAGCACGCGCAGAAGGCCGTGGAGCTGGGCGCCGACCTGATCACCATCCAGGGCGGCGAGGGCGGCGGCCACACCGGCGGCGTGCCGACCACCATCCTGCTGCCGCAGGTGCTGGATGCGGTCAAGGTGCCGGTGATCGCCGCCGGCGGCTACTCCACCGGGCGCGGTCTGGCCTCGGCGCTGGCCGCCGGCGCCGCGGGCATCGCCATGGGCACGCGTTTCCTGATGACCAGCGATTCGCCCACCCCCAAGGCGACCCTGGAGCGCTACCTCAAGGTCAACGACCCGCAGCGCATCCGCGTCACCCTGGCGGTGGACGGCATGCGCCACCGGATGATCGACAACCCGTTCATCAACCGCCTGGAAGGCGCCGGGCCGTTCGGCCGCCTGCGCATCGCCTTGGGCAGCGCCTGGCAGTGGAAGCAGCAGACCGGCATGAGCTTCGGCCACATGCTCGGCGTGCTGCGCCAGGCGCTCAAGGAAGACCCGGGCGCGGTGTCGCAGACGGTGATGGCCGCCAACCAGCCGGTGCTGCTGCAGCGCTCGATGGTCGACGGTTACCCCGACGAGGGCATCCTGCCCAGCGGCCAGGTGGCCGCCGCCATCGGCGAGCTGAAGAGCTGCCAGCAACTGATCGACGAGATGGTCGCCGAGGCCGAGCGCTGCCTGGCCGCGCTCTGCGCCCGCCAGGCCGCGGCGAAGACCGCGCCGGCCATCTCCTGA
- a CDS encoding enoyl-CoA hydratase yields MSVPSSDSEFVTRADASVYETEQPVIYTVADGVATLTMNRPAFNNAQNSQMTYALDAALRRAVDDDAVKVIVLCGAGKHFSAGHDIGTPGRDINKTFERAQLWWDHTNKPGGEYLYAREQEVYLGMCRRWRELPKPTIAMVQGACIAGGLMLAWVCDLIVASDDAFFQDPVVRMGIPGVEYFAHPYEMNPRIAKEFLMCGDRMPASRAYEVGMVNRVVPRDELQATTYALAAKVAAQPRMGLALTKQAINHVEDLSGKRTAMDAVFAWHHFAHVHNELLSGDKLGGYDAKAMAKANKQAAASEGESA; encoded by the coding sequence ATGAGCGTCCCGAGCAGCGACAGCGAATTCGTCACCCGCGCCGACGCCTCGGTCTACGAGACCGAGCAGCCGGTGATCTACACGGTGGCCGACGGCGTCGCCACCCTGACCATGAACCGTCCGGCGTTCAACAACGCGCAGAACTCGCAGATGACCTACGCCCTCGACGCGGCCCTGCGCCGCGCCGTGGACGACGACGCGGTCAAGGTCATCGTGCTGTGCGGCGCCGGTAAGCACTTCTCCGCCGGCCACGACATCGGCACGCCGGGACGCGACATCAACAAGACGTTCGAGCGCGCTCAGCTGTGGTGGGACCACACCAACAAGCCGGGTGGCGAGTACCTGTACGCCCGCGAGCAGGAGGTCTACCTCGGCATGTGCCGGCGCTGGCGCGAGCTGCCCAAGCCGACCATCGCCATGGTCCAGGGCGCCTGCATCGCCGGCGGTCTGATGCTGGCCTGGGTCTGCGACCTGATCGTGGCCAGCGACGACGCCTTCTTCCAGGACCCGGTGGTGCGCATGGGCATTCCGGGGGTGGAGTACTTCGCCCATCCCTACGAGATGAACCCGCGCATCGCCAAGGAATTCCTCATGTGCGGCGACCGCATGCCGGCCAGCCGCGCCTACGAGGTGGGCATGGTCAACCGCGTGGTGCCGCGTGACGAGCTGCAGGCGACCACCTATGCGCTGGCGGCGAAGGTCGCCGCCCAGCCGCGCATGGGCCTGGCGCTGACCAAGCAGGCGATCAACCACGTCGAGGACCTGTCCGGCAAGCGCACCGCGATGGACGCGGTGTTCGCCTGGCACCACTTCGCCCACGTGCACAACGAGCTGTTGTCCGGCGACAAGCTGGGCGGCTATGACGCCAAGGCCATGGCCAAGGCCAACAAGCAGGCCGCGGCCAGCGAAGGGGAGAGCGCATGA
- a CDS encoding CoA-transferase subunit beta, translated as MTDTRDFTLAELLIVAASEAWRGNGEVLASGLGVIPRLGASLAKLTHSPELLMTDSEAFLVEEPIPLGPRGDYVPKYSGCMSFERVFECVWGGRRHAMIGPTQVDRWGQTNLSVVGDYRQPKIAMLGVRGLPGNSINHINSFFVPSHNKRVFVAGEVDMVSGVGFKPERWLEGSRRDLMDIRRVVSDLCVMDFEGPERAVRVRSLHPGVSFEEVQDNTGFPLLKADGMGETAHPTAEQLAIIRRLDPHDLRASALKGNPPGIRAATQA; from the coding sequence ATGACCGATACCCGTGATTTCACCCTGGCCGAACTGCTGATCGTCGCCGCCTCGGAAGCCTGGCGCGGCAACGGCGAAGTGCTGGCCTCGGGCCTGGGCGTGATCCCGCGCCTGGGCGCCAGCCTGGCCAAGCTCACCCACAGCCCGGAACTGCTGATGACCGACAGCGAGGCGTTCCTCGTCGAGGAGCCGATCCCGCTCGGCCCGCGCGGCGACTACGTGCCCAAGTACTCCGGCTGCATGAGCTTCGAGCGGGTGTTCGAGTGCGTGTGGGGCGGCCGCCGCCACGCGATGATCGGCCCGACCCAGGTCGACCGCTGGGGCCAGACCAACCTGTCGGTGGTCGGCGACTACCGCCAGCCGAAGATCGCCATGCTCGGCGTGCGCGGCCTGCCGGGCAACAGCATCAACCACATCAACTCGTTCTTCGTGCCCAGCCACAACAAGCGGGTGTTCGTTGCCGGCGAGGTGGACATGGTATCCGGCGTCGGCTTCAAGCCCGAGCGCTGGCTGGAGGGTTCGCGCCGAGACCTGATGGACATCCGCCGCGTGGTCAGCGACCTGTGCGTGATGGACTTCGAAGGGCCGGAGCGCGCGGTGCGCGTGCGCTCGCTGCATCCGGGGGTGAGCTTCGAGGAGGTGCAGGACAACACCGGCTTCCCGCTGCTCAAGGCCGACGGCATGGGCGAGACCGCGCATCCGACCGCCGAGCAGTTGGCGATCATCCGCCGCCTCGACCCGCACGACCTGCGTGCCTCCGCCCTCAAGGGCAATCCGCCCGGCATCCGTGCCGCCACCCAGGCCTGA